One window of Scheffersomyces stipitis CBS 6054 chromosome 1, whole genome shotgun sequence genomic DNA carries:
- the AFG1 gene encoding ATPase, with protein MSRFITPARCRAIANPLLGIRRFHFSVPLLVRTPLEEYNFKVEQGTLRDDPYQRKIISTLSIFHEMLSSYDPPKVETPAISDLKPKIGIRKVFGSFFGKGKNNGNTDVALADENAIKGIYLYGDVGCGKTMLMDLFYSTIPSHLPKKRIHFHQFMQHLHKRSHQLKIEHNHNDLDVIPLLAAEIAQDSTVLCFDEFQVTDVADAMLLRRLLMALLSPDHGVLLFATSNRAPDDLYLNGIQRVSFIPCIQLIKRQCRVIYLNSPTDYRKIPKPVSSVYYFPKPGVKWLSKTNQSNCKKHVEQWYEYFNSENDNQTILENHSLEVWGRSLNVPLSSPPTVAQFTFHDLCGKPMAAGDYLMLANSYQSFIVTDIPYLSIDVRDQVRRFITFLDAVYDAHGRLAVTAAAPFKDLFVEPEDLQKGNYMLYRRQQDKGGVEETFEDDELVVKHGFDKSIAKKASMFANDEEKFAFARALSRLQQMSTTDWIDNVRPLQ; from the coding sequence ATGTCTCGATTCATAACTCCAGCCAGATGCCGGGCTATAGCGAACCCTCTCCTAGGCATTAGAcgttttcatttttcagttccaCTTCTTGTTAGAACGCCGTTGGAAGagtacaacttcaaagtGGAGCAAGGAACGCTACGTGATGATCCATACCAGCGGAAGATCATCTCCACTCTTTCGATATTTCATGAGATGTTGTCCAGCTACGATCCCCCCAAAGTAGAAACTCCGGCCATCAGTGATCTCAAGCCCAAGATAGGGATAAGAAAGGTGTTCGGGTCGTTCTTTGGAAAGGGTAAAAACAACGGAAATACAGATGTAGCACTAGCAGATGAGAATGCAATCAAAGGTATTTATTTGTATGGCGATGTTGGCTGTGGAAAGACCATGTTGATGGACTTGTTTTATCTGACAATTCCCAGCCATTTGCCCAAAAAAAGGATCCATTTCCACCAGTTCATGCAACATTTGCACAAACGGTCACACCAGTTGAAAATCGAGCATAACCATAACGATCTCGACGTAATTCCTCTTTTGGCAGCGGAAATCGCCCAGGACTCTACTGTGCTTTGCTTTGACGAATTCCAGGTCACAGATGTAGCCGATGCTATGTTGCTCCGCAGATTGCTTATGGCACTTCTTAGTCCAGATCATGGGGTTCTCTTATTTGCAACCTCTAATAGAGCACCGGACGATTTGTACTTGAACGGGATCCAGCGTGTTTCGTTCATTCCCTGTATCCAGTTGATCAAACGCCAATGCCGTGTGATCTATTTGAACTCGCCTACTGACTACAGAAAGATTCCTAAGCCTGTATCGTCAGTATACTACTTCCCCAAGCCAGGTGTCAAATGGCTTTCTAAAACTAACCAGTCTAATTGCAAGAAACATGTGGAACAATGGTACGAGTACTTTAATAGCGAGAATGATAACCAAACCATCTTGGAAAACCATTCACTTGAAGTGTGGGGTAGATCACTAAACGTTCCTCTCAGTTCTCCTCCCACCGTTGCCCAGTTCACCTTCCACGACTTGTGTGGAAAGCCTATGGCGGCCGGAGACTACTTAATGCTAGCTAATTCGTACCAGTCGTTTATTGTCACCGATATTCCGTACTTGAGCATCGATGTCAGAGATCAGGTGCGTAGATTCATCACATTCTTAGACGCTGTATACGATGCCCACGGTCGTTTAGCAGTGACAGCTGCTGCTCCGTTCAAGGACTTGTTTGTAGAGCCTGAAGACTTGCAAAAGGGTAACTATATGCTCTATAGAAGACAGCAGGACAAGGGTGGAGTAGAAGAGACgtttgaagatgacgagTTGGTTGTGAAACATGGGTTTGACAAGAGCATTGCTAAGAAGGCTTCCATGTTTGCTAACGACGAAGAGAAGTTTGCTTTTGCTCGTGCTTTGTCGAGATTGCAGCAGATGAGTACTACGGATTGGATCGATAATGTCCGCCCATTGCAATAG
- the IES6 gene encoding Ino eighty subunit 6, with the protein MSAPEKQPVDLYKLSEIAEGPHSFKQNPNRLRPPARRYKPARQVIGDEQKYLQTKENIKFDTPTWFSVAAPPSLVPQKHYCDITGLRGKYKNPANSLRFHNVEIYQEIIKNMPPGVDQEYLELRGANVILK; encoded by the coding sequence ATGTCAGCTCCAGAAAAGCAGCCGGTAGACCTCTATAAGCTCTCGGAAATCGCCGAGGGACCTCATTCGTTCAAGCAGAATCCGAACAGACTCAGACCGCCTGCTAGAAGATACAAACCAGCAAGACAAGTAATCGGAGATGAACAGAAGTATCTCCAGACCAAGGAGAATATCAAGTTTGATACGCCTACGTGGTTTTCTGTAGCTGCTCCTCCTAGCTTGGTTCCACAGAAGCATTACTGTGACATTACCGGCTTGAGAGGGAAGTACAAGAACCCAGCCAATAGTTTACGTTTTCACAACGTTGAGATATACCAggaaatcatcaagaacatgCCACCGGGAGTAGACCAGGAATATTTGGAATTGAGAGGTGCCAATGTGATATTGAAGTGA